The DNA region CTGTAGTTAATGAAAATCCCCCAAAGATTCGCTACTTATTCTGCTTACTAACTCCAGCTCAATACAAGTACTAGTTATTTTAGATAATACTTGAAAACAGCAGCTGTTGCAGCAGAGTGTAAGTATTCTGTTGACACGGATCTGTGGCAGCTCTTGGTCTAgtcactggggttgggggtggggagctgtgCGGCAGTGAGGGAGAGGAGTGGATCCCACAGCCCCTCCTGCCACAGCACATGAGATTCAAGTTTGAGCTGGAGGGTTACCAGTCTGCACCACAGATCAGACCTCAGAATGCTTGGTATCACACAGCCACCGAGCACCAAGCATGACTAAATGCCACAATACAATGACCCATAGGGGCGGTCTCCTCCCGCTTGCTCATGGGAATCAGGTCCCACCAGTTACTGTGCtatcattttctaaaaatgaGATGAAACCATTGTAAAAatgttctttcaaaataaattatttctagaaTATAAAAAGCTTTATATTTCCCCAGCTCATGTATCATTATAAAATAGGAAATCAGAAAATTAGCTGTTGCAATTTGCATAtggtaaaaaatatttatatgtgtacacatatatacacatatataaaaatgcaacttttaaattaaaatatcaattaacAAAATGATCAGGTACTGAACTGTACCCAAGAAAAGCCAAGTATGTATAATGAAAACGAGCTTAAAAGGAGTATCCCAACGGTGAGAGGATAAACTAAGACTTGCCACATGAAAAGGCAAAGTCAGGAAGTCCGATTACCCAGAGATTAGAAGTCACTGGTACCATTTTCAGATGTAACCACCCCTCCGAGTTCCCCGCCCAGCATCCATCACTAAGTCCCCAAGGATGCACACTCTCAAGGACACTGGCTGGTGACCAGTCACCTGTGCTTGCCATGGTTAGTGCCCTTTGCCTGAGCTGCTCTTGACCAGGAAGCCCTACCCATGTGGGAGATAAACTTTCTCCTAATGTGCAAAGGTGTCTTGCAGATTGGTGGGTCTTCACACCTCTTGGTGGAGGGGAAGTCCTCCCAGGAGATGTAAGCAAGAGAGAGGAGCGTCTGTGGCTAAACTAGGAGCAGCCTGTTCCTATCACTGAAAACAGGGGTAGTGTTCCGAACGCCTCCACAGACAATTGGGGTTCTCTTTCCATGTTGTTGACTCCTGTAGTTGCTAGTGTTCATGAGAAAATGAGTTCACAGAGACTAGGCTCTTCCCCAGGAGGGCCTGTAGGCAAAAGGAGAACAGATCTGGCCTAGGGACCAGCCCTATGATCCTATGCTCAAGAGTGTGCTGGCATTCTCTGAGGCTTTGCACTGGGTCCCCAGATGGAAAGTCAGCCACAGCAGACCCTTCACGGCCTGCTTTCAAGTCCACCTGGAATGGCACCATTGTGGCTAATCTGTTTTTAATGAATCTGctccttcacattttaaaatggcCATTTATTTAGGTGGAGTATTAGATGCAAAGAACAGAcccaattttatatatttttccttctttacctaaaacaaaaaacaaaaaaccaattacGTATTCCCTACCCAACTATTATCaatcaagatattttaaaagcaagcaaaagctaaatactgaaaatttgtcattttttctCCTAAAAGCTGTTGCTGATACATGCCCAATGAAAGCCAAGCTCATGGCTCTGCAGAGCATAGCTAGTACTCACAGTGGGAGGGGTCAAGCACAGCACTCTCTAACCAGATTTAAGATGACCCATCAAGTAGAAAAACGTAATTTCTATTATGTAGCAAATATTCTGGAAGAGTCAAAGCAAAATCAAAGTGGATGTGTGCACCAAGACAGGCTTGACTCTTCAGTAGCATTTATCCAAAAAGTGTGCCAATCATAAACCTGCCCCTCTAAATGGATTATGAAAGATGTGTCTACTCAGAGGAATAAGAGCTAAGCAAGAAAGGCCTCAGATCCCACTGAAAACCTGTGGAGAACATTACATCCTTCCAATCAAAACCAGTAGAATTTCAGGGCCTCCCACCTTTCCCTGGTCCAGCCCCAGCGCTCAGGTAAGGACAGGGCTCTCATCCTTTCTGTGGTGACTCTAAGGAATAATAAGTAACTCCCTTTCTTCTACTGCATCAAAGGTCTAGGGTGCGACCCTAAGCCATGAAAATCAAATTTCAAAGACCAAGTTTCACTCATTTGCCCTTTGAAGAAAGGACATCCCAGTCTCTGGTGGCCTCTATCAAATGCCTCTGGCCGTGACTCATCCACTCTTCCTGGTCTTCATAGAGCCGTCCACAGAACCAGCACTTAAAGACACACTGGGCAGGGTCGTCCGGCAATGAGCCCACCACCTGGTAGTTGTTTTTATGAACtttcttcagtttcattttcAACATCATCTGCCTCTTCATGTGGTTAGCTTCTGCCACATTCTGGTAGGTCAGGCGCATGTGGTACCGCCGGACCCCGAGCTGACACCTAGTCCTCTCAGACAGGACAACCTTAAGGACGTTGCCTTTGTACTTGTTGATGACCTTCATCACATTGGTCACTTCGGGGGAGTCAACATCAGGATGGTTTAGCACGATGACAGGCTGGTTCCGACGGGGACATTTAATCAACTGGTCTGGTTTGGCAGCTATGAGTCGCAACTGCCTTGCCACCTGAAAAAAGGAGGGGTCTTTGAAATAGCGGCTGGGGTTGGCCTgcatcttgtttttcttcttggctGAGCTCCcttgtttggttttattcttgCTTACAGTTAGGTTTCTAGAAATTGGCCTTCCTTGTCTGATGGAGTCACTGCTTCCTGGTGCTGAGCTGTACACAGGGACGATTTTCTTGGCAGTGGTACTATAGATAGGGTCCTCTTTTCTTGACTTGAGCCGAAGAGAGGTTTCCAGACTTGGGGACATGTCTGCTAGTCCACCTCTGCATGTCAAAGACTGGGAGCCTAAGCCTGTCTGTTTCATAGGGCAGAATGGAAGTGTTCCTGCTAACTGGGCTTCACTGACAGGTATGCTGACAGGCGTGTCACAGGTGGCCTCTATGATGTGAGCATCTTCAGAAGAGTTAAGGACCCTCAACACGGCCCCTTTGGGGATCAGCACTGGAGTAGCAACAGGAGTCTTTCTGGTCACTCTGCTGTCTGTTTTCCCGTCATTAGCACTGACAAACTGGGGACAGATTTGCTGTGGAGCCAGCTGTCTGCTGCCAGTAATACTGTCCTCGTTTGGAGGTTTTTGGAGAGGACTCACAGAAGGGCCAGGGGAAGGGCCAGGACTagagccagggccaggaagggacACACTCATTTCTTGAATAGCCTTGGGAGTTGCTTTTGAAGTCAGCTTGGGTGCCTGACCTATGGAGCGTCGCTGAGCACTATTGGCAGACAAAGAGGAAGGCTTGCCACAAGATTCAATTAACTGCGCTATCTTTCTGCGCAGCAGTTCAATGGACTTTATTTTGGTTGTTGAACTATTCCATTTAATGCTCTCTGGCACATTTTCAGATCCAGAGCTCAGTGAAAATACTGACGAGATGATTGGCCCTTCAAATGTGTTACCTGCTGTTTCGGAAGGCTTGGGCTTCCCAGGCTGATCTCCAGGCTGTTGGGACCTCAGTTTGTCTTCCCCAGGAATGTTTATGTGTAAATACTCTTTTTTCTGCACAGAGGAAACCTGGCCTGTGTTTCCCACTGCCTTGCTTTCCATCTGCTTGTCTTCCAGCTTCCTATCAGAGGAAACCACTGTTTCAGGACGACTGATCCTATTCCTAGCTTCTAAGTCATTTTCACCTACAGGCAGTAAGCCCTTCTCTCCAGAGAAGGGAACCTTTGACGGCAAAGAGGCAAGCGGAAGGAGCTGCTGGGAGTCACCGCGGGAAACCCTTCCGTTTTCAGCAAAAGCCACAGCTGCTTTACTCAAGAAGTGGCTCACTGTGGCTCCAGGACCGTAGGAAACACTACTTTGTGCAGAGGCTGGAGAATGACTTTTTATGGCAACAGAAGGAAGGGTTCTAGGTGGACACAGACTGTGAGATTTCTGTAAATCTTTAATTGGATCGGAACCGAGGAAAGATTCTTGATGACTGTGTACACCAGACTTGGGCATGAAAAAATTGCAAGACTTCACCCATTTCACATTTTTAAGCTGTTTCTGAACCAAAGAGTGCAGATGATCAAGGCCTACAGAGTCTCCAGCACTCCCTTCCGCTGCTAGTGACCTTGATGCTTCTgcagaaagcatttttttctgtccCCCTGAGCCCTTCTCAGGACTCATACACTCAGAAGTGCCTGCATCTCCTCTGCTTGTTTCAAGGCGGGTGTTTTCTTCCAACGGAAACAGTTTAAGCACAAGCTGCTGGGTGCCGTTGACAACCTTCACGTCCATCAACTGGGCTAGACAGTTGGTGGGGACCACCAGCTCTGAGGGTGCCACAACAGTCAGCGGCACACCTGGCTGCACAGGTTCCTTTGAGGGGGACAGCACTTCCACCTCAACATTCTTGTCCCCCAACAGGCTCACTTCCCTTGGCTCAGACAGGGTCACTTTGTTGGGAATACACACTACATCCTTTTGGTACTTCCTTAGCTCGGGTAGTAACATCATGTTGTGTGTCTTGTCTTTGTTTGCATGGAGTGAGAACCGAGATAGCTGGTCTGACAACTTGTTTTGGAAGGCAGCCCTGGGATTGGAGGCCTTTGAGAGTTCCATGCTCTGCTTTGAAATGGTGGTTCTCTTGGGCTCCAGCTTGGCTACAGTTTTGAACGGCCGCTTGGCACCAGCTCGCTCGTGGACCCTCCTCCTGTGCTTGACAATATAGTCATTGCGAATAGCACCATAGTCACAGTACTCACATCGGTAAGGGAAGATGCCCGTGTGCTTCACCAGATGCCTCTGAAACTCCCCTTTCGTGTATGAGATGTAGCTGCAGTGTGAGCAGATGAACTTGATCTCCTCGTGCTGCAGTGTGTGCTTTCTGTACTGCAGCGGGTCCTTTGTAGAGAACCGACATTTGTCACAGTAGTATTTGCCTGGCTTGAAGTTCCTAACCTTAAATTTATTTACAGGACTTGAGATGGTTTCCGTTTCGCTTCTGACATGAGCAGCACCAGCATTGTTGTTCATAAAATGCAGCTGGGTAGGCACTGCTCGGAGGCTGCACTTAAAGCAGACATAAGTATCTTGGCTCTGCCCCGGGCCTTTCCTCAAGTCTTGAGTGGGGATCTTGTGAACACTTTTGCACTGTACACAAGTAGCAATGGTCATTGtggcagcctctgcctctgagcctTGGTACAACAGAGTTTGcgcttcctgtctctctggccGAGTTGCTCTATTAGGTTGTTTGGGGGACATGGTCAAGGAACTGGGTCCCCCATTCACTTGTGTGGTATACAGTTGTTCTCCAATATCCTTCATCTCCCTTATCTGCATATGCACATAGCCAACTGAAATTTAGGAAGATGTCACTCAGTGAAACCTTCTGCAGGCATCCTTCCACACCCAGTGACTGGGGGAGCAGCAGGCACTTCGTGGTAAATACTTAATAATAAATCACGTTTTGTGTCCTTTCACAGGAATACGTGAGCCACAACATAAATGCTTTCAATTCTCTTTCCAGGCAACCTTacaggggaaaaacaaaacaaaaaccataaggAATGATTAGTACAGAGGCTGGAGAGTTAGCTAAGCTACCACCACTTCTACTATATTGCAATGGCCCAGTGGACACAGAATCCCCACACATACTAAACTACTTCGCTGTAGCAATACAAACACAACCACGCTGGCAAGCCTCAACATTCTCTGGCTCGGGTGGTTAGGAATCTCCTCTCTGGACCAACCGTGAGCCTGAACTACCTGGAGGAAGGACATTAACAGTAGCTCAGGATCACCTTTGACAAGGGAATGCTTTGTTTAATTGATGTGAGTACATTCTGGCAACTTTATAGGTAGCGCCATATAATCCTTGCAAAACATCATAAGGACATGTGTGAATTACCAAGTGGTGGAGCCAGGGCTTACAGTCATTGGCCATTCGCATTATGCCAACTCTCACTCACATACCCACTTTGCTTCCACAAGTAAAGCCAACACCACTGACtcaaacagtgattttttttttttttaatcatcttcGGGGCCTCCACCAAGAACTAGTTGCTCTGTCTGTGAGCTCGAGGGCAGTGATCAAGAGATGGTCAAGGGGTAAATACTCTCGGTACCAACACTGTCAGCCAGGTAGGAGAGAACCCATTCCTGAAAGCTGTTCCTTGACTGCCACACATGTTCTGTGGCATGGGTACACatgcaatttatttaaaaatgcttaaaaatgGGCAAATCACTGTCTTTCCCCTTATGAAGCCCACATTTGGGAGAGTGATTCAGTTGTTTAGTTGTTAAATGTCAGTTTaaaaaacccataaaacaaaaaaaccaaaactgattttaaaaaaagtatcaaaaagataaaataaagaggaTAGAAGAGCTCATGTAAGAAGGCTGTAGGGCTGGGTGGAGGGAGGACATCCAGACCTATGGTAACCAGGGACTGAGNNNNNNNNNNAAAGGATGTgtcaggcagagagaaggcaagaCCTGTAGGAAGTGGGCCTGGGGCACTTGGAAAATCAGTTGAGATGGGGGTTGTAGAATGGTCAGAATGGGACACAGGACAATGGCTCCTCCTGTCTATGTGACAGAGGGCTGAGAGAGACTGGCTCAATGGAATGATATGCTCTGATTTATACCCCAACAACAGCATCCAGCTGTTGATCTGGGAGGACTAGAGTATACCAGTGGGCTACGATGTCTTGGATTagaacaggtgaaggaaacaGGTATCTTCTAGAACAAGTAAGCTCTTCCATTCTCATGTACATGTTATATAGTGGTTGagagtatataatatatagacaCTTTTCTCAGAAGATACAAACTAGGAGCCCAATAACACTTCCTGCTAGGAGTCTACTGGAAGCTGGTCTTTCATGttcttaaacaaataaaactggTATCATTTGAGCAGTTTTCATCCAGCAATGAGGACCAAGGACACTTCATGCAGCCACAGAACTGCAAGGATGATTGTCTCCACAGGACAggaagcacacagacagacactcaagGGTTTGGTGATGGGCAGGAAAAGTGAGGGAGAACCGGCAGCTCCTTCTGGCACAGGATGGTCAAGCCAAGAGCTCCCCAAAGCCAGTCTGCCAGTCTGAAAGGTCACCTCAGGGCGGGCACAGGCCTCTCTGCTGTACATGCAGATGTTGTATAAAACCCTTAAAGGCAGCTTTGAAAAACACTGGAGACCCTACACTTAAGGACAAGCTGTGACTTCACCGGCAGTCTACTCTTTCTTGTCCAGCTCTGGTGAATGATGGCAACCTTCACCCAAAGCAACTACCAGCATGTAGCCAAGCCCTGATGCCAAATGCAGCACAAAGGAGACAAAGGCCTTGGGTGTGGCAGTGCTGTCTGACCCCTCCAAGTTCAAGCATATATGTATGCCAGAGGACCATGACTTGTACAGGACACATGAATGCTCCTAACTGGCAGCAGAGACCAGCCTTTCTACTCCACTATATCCAGGTGTAGACAAAAAGGGGCCTTTCAGGAGCATCAGTAGGCATGCATACTGAAGCAGACATACTGTTTACTTCCTAGATCTCTAAACTGGCACATGTGAAAGGAGACAGGGTGATCCCTAGAACTCCTGCCATACACAATGTGACCTCAAGTAGTGtcctatgtgcatgtgtttgctcATCTGTAGGGTAAGTGCCTGGGTTAGGTTTCTAAGCCTGAGGCTGTTGTCTCAGAAATAAGACTTTATACTTTAAGAACAGGGGCATCTTCAACATGCTCTCCCCAGCAATTTCATGCAGATGCTATTCAGTGCAAGTAGGGCCTGGACAACCACAGGGCCATAGAATGCGGAGGCTAAAGTTGGCATAAAAAGGTCATGTCCAGTGGTCCTGAAGCTCGGAGGAACCTAAGAGCCATGCAAACACAGACATTCCAGAGATGTATTCCCTCTCAGGACAGAGGGGGCTGTTAATACAGCATTAGTTAGAGCACCAGGTAACCCTGACAAAAAGCCTTCAGGCGGTTGAAATCTAGCTTCCAGACCCATTTGAGTCCTTTAAACACTGGCTATTCTAAGTCCCCCAATTCTTCCCTCTTCAGGCAGAATTATGTGTTCACTGTCAACAATTCAccctgaaataaaaatgaagatgctTCCCTGTAACTCCCTTTCCACTTTGACTTGCAGGTAAACAGAGGACTCAGTCTTGGGTCCAGCTAGTAACACGCACATTCCTCCTCTTGCCAGGAAGATCCTGGTTCTCAGTTCTGTCCTGGAGACCTGCTCCCAATCACCAGGGCAATGGCTGCTCTCATGTACCCCCTCAGCCCCCTAGCCTTATAACGTGGGTAGCAGGGTGCTGGTGGTGTACTAACTGAAGCACTTGCCCTGGACAGCTTGCTCATTGATGGTTTCAATGGATCGCCTCACTACATTAACTATAAGTAGTTACCAAAGAACCCCACCTGCAAAGCTCCCTTCAGGTTTCCATATCTCCACAGCCTCAAAGATTCAAGAAGGAAAACACTTTTACCAGGTTCTTGCCAGGTCCCTTTACATCTTGGAGGCTCTCAatccttttaaatgtttaaagagatTTAGCCAGCAGGGTCACGACCATCAGTAAGAAGCAGAGAGCATCCTGGAGCAGTGTTCCTAGACAGTCAGGGCAGCTCCGAGTGTTTGAGGAACAAGGGGGTACCATCTCTGCAAAACCATCTAAGCAGTTACATATGCTCCCTAACTTCCAAGGGGGTTACAACCCACTGAAACCTGAGACTATCCTAGGTGAAATACAAATTCGACACACTGGCCTACAGCACAGCATGACATAGCATAGCCCCCATTTTCAACTATGAATGCTTACATCAGCTAGCACACAGCTAGAcagtttatataaaataactaagTCATTTCGTTTTGAATACAGTTCATGGTGCAGTATTGATGGCTTACACTTGTGACCACATAGCTGACCACCAGCTCCAAGTCACAGTAGCCACTCGACATCACAAGAATGTTGTGCTGTATATGGCCGGCTTGATAAAACatcaagaaacaaagaagtaTGATTCCTGCTGAATGCTCCTCACATGTACATTGTCATGAAGTCAGAGTCCTAAGGGGAACAATCGTAAGTTGGAGACAACTTGTATTTTAAACTAAGAATCTTTGAGATTCGAGACTGATCAGCACCCATCCttgcagagagaagccagacatCTAGGCTATAAGCCATTTCAGTGTCTTCTATGCTTTTAGCCTATCCTCAGCACACTATCGCTGCTTCCCCTCTTATGGTGGAAAAGAGGGGGCTTCTTTAAAGTTCTAGCTGATCTTTGCAACTTGTGTGGCTAGGTGCCAGGCAGCACACAGGCCCAGTGTTAATACTCCAAGGGAAAggtaagcagcagcagcagcatgggaGATGGGCTGTGGGTGAGATGGACATAGGGATACTTCTCAGGTACAGCCCACCTGAATGAGAGCATCTTCCCTTGCACACAAGTTCTTTGTCTGGTTCACACATAGCTGCCTGTAAAGCTGAATCCTTTTGGCAAGTTACTTATCAATGGACTGAGGGCCAAGGATGACATAAGATACTGCAAACAGAGGGCTGAACATGGATGTACTTAACACCAAAGGCACCCAAGATATCAGTGGCAAAGTTCACCGACCTCCACAGCCGCAGCTCCCAGGGCAAGAcgccatttttttccttcttttagatAACTCAGAAGGGCTCAGTACTGTTAACTTAATGGCCCAGAAGAATctatttaacatttaatattgtCTGTTTTCCACAATCAATGACTTAGCAGCATATAAAGAGCTCTTTAACAACAGAATTATCTATAGCAAAAGCCAAAGCCAACTGTCATGTACTGACACAATAGGAATAGTTCTGTGTGCCGTGTCCTCACTCTCGGCATTGAGGTGGGGATGGGAGTGTACTTGCATATCCTATGggtaaggtttgtttgttttgtgttgtgtttttaattttttaattttgcgCTCACTTGTATTGATTTCTTACATACTCATTGTAAGAacacaacaatttaaaaaaatttaacttgAAGATCCAGTTCACTGACGCTAAAGGCTAGTCAAGGACATGAAAGTTTGTACACATTATTAAGAAGGAAGCATATGGCTTCCAAATGCTTATTAGTGTTCAACAGGTCAAAAAGAGCCAATCGTGTAAGACCAGCTCTCACATTATCATTCTAGAAACAATGCAGGATTTTAAACGGCAGTGCCAACACTTGCTGGTGTGTGACCTGGGACACACTGCTTAATCCCTGGCCTACAGCACAGGGTTGGCAGTGAGGGCAACCACCACAATGCCAGTGAAAGGTACCAGGAAAGCAGTTGTTTTACCAGGTCTCACTAGATgttactttacatttttaataaagaaaatatgccaaGCATTGGTTTCTCAGCTGTCTGGTCATGGCTCTTTCTAGAACATAGCTGAGTCTCCCTTTACATTTAAATACTGTGTATTTGATTGTACAGTCAAGACTGACCCAGGTAGAAACTATTTGCCAGCTTCAGCCATAACAGAGCAAGAGTTAGTTACCTTGGGAGAAAAAGACACTGCTGGATGCACATGACCCTAGGCTTTATGTGTTAGCTATTAAACCAGGCTACCTTTCCCCACTCTCTTTCTGGAAGCACAGTCACATTATGCAACAAGCCTGTAGCCAATGCTCCCTCTCCATGTCAATGAGGAAAGAACATGGCTGGACACTGTATCATACCCACGGTTGAACATGACAGATGACCGACTCTATCTTTTTTGACTGGGAAGCAAAATCAAACAGTTTTTTGTAGGCATTCTGGTCCAGGTCTCCTCCCTTTGCCATGGCTCTGCCCACATCCATTACACTGGGGCAAGGATTTTGCTTCTGAACCCAAGAAAAACAAACGAATCTGCTGGAAGCTTAACTCTTCAACTCTTATTGGCTGGGTCCTTTGGCAAGTGATTTCTCTCTCTTCACTGACAGGCAAGGGACAGTGTGCCTGTCACTCACAAGCTGTATCTACACATTCCTTCTGTGTATGACTTATCTTGCCCACCCCCTCAGTGAACCCTTTTAACACTATTTGAGCCTATAATGGCTAGTGGCCTATAGCTAAGATTGGACAGGGAAGATGCCAGTATTAGACTTACAAACAGCATATCGTCTTCTGgacctttaaataaaatgattgcCTTGGCAAGTGCTTCCATGACTACAAATCAGAACTGAGCAGTTGGGAAAGCAGGCCTAAACGAGTAGTGTCAGTTATTCAGTGGGCTCTTCAAGCCAAACCAACCACCTTGCACTCAGGAATGATTAAGGATGATTGTCACCTTAATGACAAGAAGCATGTCCAAATGCTACTGACAAAACACACAACCCCCAGGGTCTCACTGCTTTCTGAAAGCAGGTATGTTTCAGGGACGACAGAAAACAGGCGGTGACAATCTACCAGACTGTCTGCTCTCTCAGGGACTGCAATTTAAGAGTGCGGAACACAGGACCTTGGGAAACCATAAACAAGGGTCAAAGGGCAGGTAGGCCTTTGGCTTGCCAGCTATCTAGCCATGTGATTTTAGACGTTTAACCTAACTTAGCCTGAGGTTCTGCAGTAGTAAAAAAGGATAATTTCCTCATGGCTGATGCgaggatgaaagaaaagaaactctaaaTGCAAGTTCTCGTAAAAGAGCCCGTCTTATCAGGAAATGACAACATTTTGGTAAGACTTCTTTCAGTGTAAGTGTCCAGTAAAGCTCCATCGAGAGGCATTCACTGAAAGGTTCACACACAGAGGACTTGCTCAGAGGCTAGGAGCAATCAGGGTTGACAGAGAAAGTGGCTCTGCAGAGAACATCAGTGAACTCTAcaccaggaaacaaagaaagagatttattccaaaaaaccaaccaaacaaacaaaaagacaaaaacaaaaaaa from Mastomys coucha isolate ucsf_1 unplaced genomic scaffold, UCSF_Mcou_1 pScaffold22, whole genome shotgun sequence includes:
- the Znf518b gene encoding zinc finger protein 518B; the encoded protein is MQIREMKDIGEQLYTTQVNGGPSSLTMSPKQPNRATRPERQEAQTLLYQGSEAEAATMTIATCVQCKSVHKIPTQDLRKGPGQSQDTYVCFKCSLRAVPTQLHFMNNNAGAAHVRSETETISSPVNKFKVRNFKPGKYYCDKCRFSTKDPLQYRKHTLQHEEIKFICSHCSYISYTKGEFQRHLVKHTGIFPYRCEYCDYGAIRNDYIVKHRRRVHERAGAKRPFKTVAKLEPKRTTISKQSMELSKASNPRAAFQNKLSDQLSRFSLHANKDKTHNMMLLPELRKYQKDVVCIPNKVTLSEPREVSLLGDKNVEVEVLSPSKEPVQPGVPLTVVAPSELVVPTNCLAQLMDVKVVNGTQQLVLKLFPLEENTRLETSRGDAGTSECMSPEKGSGGQKKMLSAEASRSLAAEGSAGDSVGLDHLHSLVQKQLKNVKWVKSCNFFMPKSGVHSHQESFLGSDPIKDLQKSHSLCPPRTLPSVAIKSHSPASAQSSVSYGPGATVSHFLSKAAVAFAENGRVSRGDSQQLLPLASLPSKVPFSGEKGLLPVGENDLEARNRISRPETVVSSDRKLEDKQMESKAVGNTGQVSSVQKKEYLHINIPGEDKLRSQQPGDQPGKPKPSETAGNTFEGPIISSVFSLSSGSENVPESIKWNSSTTKIKSIELLRRKIAQLIESCGKPSSLSANSAQRRSIGQAPKLTSKATPKAIQEMSVSLPGPGSSPGPSPGPSVSPLQKPPNEDSITGSRQLAPQQICPQFVSANDGKTDSRVTRKTPVATPVLIPKGAVLRVLNSSEDAHIIEATCDTPVSIPVSEAQLAGTLPFCPMKQTGLGSQSLTCRGGLADMSPSLETSLRLKSRKEDPIYSTTAKKIVPVYSSAPGSSDSIRQGRPISRNLTVSKNKTKQGSSAKKKNKMQANPSRYFKDPSFFQVARQLRLIAAKPDQLIKCPRRNQPVIVLNHPDVDSPEVTNVMKVINKYKGNVLKVVLSERTRCQLGVRRYHMRLTYQNVAEANHMKRQMMLKMKLKKVHKNNYQVVGSLPDDPAQCVFKCWFCGRLYEDQEEWMSHGQRHLIEATRDWDVLSSKGK